The uncultured Desulfuromonas sp. genome has a segment encoding these proteins:
- a CDS encoding efflux RND transporter periplasmic adaptor subunit: MRYIVSLLLVIITAGPIWAQQQQQAALVKTEQLAATTAAPTKTFIGTLYFDRISQLSSEVNGRIDKVLFREGDIVKKGQPLVALNTDFIRKEIDRITAMIDLTQAQLDHAQKDLKRYEELLEKQATSATAYDQLFYSVAEIKAQKAAYEAELASARLQLNKSIIPAPFAARVLDKNVDVGNWITSGSAIARLGALSDIYLQVPVSEKLLPFSHEGEQIAVKMTATGEHLTGIHHGFRPAADAQTKNLFVRIKLADYNNPFEFMSAEATLPIADKSDQLLVPRDALVTFNGQQFFYTIKDGKAALVPVQVIGFSGDKASIQSPHAQPGMPVVVEGNERLRPDQPVNVVEE, translated from the coding sequence ATGCGTTACATTGTTTCATTACTGCTTGTCATCATCACGGCAGGTCCGATCTGGGCTCAACAGCAACAACAAGCCGCTCTGGTCAAAACCGAGCAACTGGCTGCAACAACCGCGGCACCGACCAAGACCTTTATCGGCACCCTCTACTTCGATCGCATCAGCCAACTGTCCAGCGAAGTTAACGGCCGCATCGACAAAGTCCTGTTCCGCGAAGGTGACATCGTCAAAAAAGGCCAGCCTCTGGTGGCGTTGAATACCGACTTTATCCGTAAAGAGATTGACCGCATCACCGCGATGATCGATCTGACCCAGGCGCAACTTGACCATGCACAAAAAGATCTGAAGCGTTATGAAGAACTGCTGGAAAAACAGGCTACCAGCGCGACAGCCTACGACCAGCTGTTTTATTCCGTGGCCGAGATCAAAGCACAGAAAGCCGCTTACGAAGCAGAATTGGCCTCCGCCCGCCTGCAGTTGAACAAGAGCATCATCCCGGCACCATTCGCCGCCCGTGTTCTGGATAAGAACGTCGATGTCGGCAACTGGATCACCTCAGGCAGCGCCATCGCCCGTCTCGGAGCTTTGAGCGATATTTACCTGCAGGTTCCGGTCAGTGAAAAACTGCTGCCGTTCAGTCATGAAGGTGAACAAATTGCCGTGAAAATGACCGCCACCGGCGAACATCTTACCGGCATCCATCACGGATTCCGTCCGGCAGCGGATGCTCAGACCAAAAATCTGTTTGTTCGCATCAAGTTGGCGGATTACAACAATCCATTCGAATTCATGTCCGCGGAAGCAACGCTGCCCATCGCCGACAAATCGGATCAGTTGCTGGTGCCGCGCGATGCGCTGGTGACCTTTAACGGCCAACAGTTTTTCTACACGATCAAGGACGGCAAAGCAGCTCTGGTTCCTGTGCAGGTGATCGGCTTCAGTGGCGACAAGGCGTCGATCCAAAGTCCCCATGCCCAGCCGGGTATGCCGGTTGTTGTCGAAGGCAATGAGCGTCTGCGGCCTGACCAGCCCGTGAACGTTGTTGAGGAGTAA
- a CDS encoding efflux RND transporter permease subunit: protein MSVLHYSIKKPVSVAVFVIMILMFGIIGLNKLPVQLTPDVELPEITVTTTWPGATPYDIEQEIIEDQEDALKGLQNLISLESSSYNNYGTISLVFKVGVDIDTALLRVANKLDEVGDYPENVDKPIIDAAGANSSPVIWLLLKTLPGNERPIDEYRTFYDNEIEQHLERIDGVGSLFDGGGTEKELQVVVDREKLARHNITINQVITSLQQANENTSAGNLSIGKKDYRIRTVSRFQQESEPLDVVLVDDGIKRVYLRDVATTQVGYEKRTFAVQSNGEPCMVVGIRKEKGANVIDLVNRAHQTVDELNAGLLAENGLFFDWVYDQTPYINTAIKIVKQNALIGGLLAIVVLLVFLRSVSGTAITAIAIPVSVIGTFISLWVFHRNLNVVSLAGISFAIGMLVDSAIVVLENIDRHRQMGKKAFNATYDGASEVFGAVLASTATTVAVFLPVIFIEQEAGQLFRDIAIAITFAILLSMIVSLVVIPCLANLVYGRRPVIQQKSDRIGRFGQRFVNAITRISDLSLTSVASRIATVTLLTCTAALLVWALLPKSEYLPQGNRNLIMNILIPPPGLSVEKRESIGQYVYQQVEPYVKEDGKDGVPQIKDTFFVATPDLNIMGSMSTHETEARGMMPLMTRVMNSIPDMIGVSLQAGIFESDIGEGRAVEVNITGTQLATLVNAGRMLYGAISQAIPQSQIRPVPSLEISYPEVSIVPDKKKLVANGLTETELGEYVDVLMDGRQISDYMPDGTRKIDLVVKASDAEVRSPEDILNSTIVNRYGELIRVGDIARADYEQGMTQINHYERRRNITLQVTPSEDIPLQQATETIEGVVAQLREAGKLDGTQIFIGGNADKLVETREALQWNLLLALVITYLLMAVLFENFFYPLIIMFSVPLAAAGGFIGLKAVNLLVAPQGFDILTMLGFIILIGTVVNNAILIVHQSLNNVRFEGLQGIKAIQESVRTRIRPIFMSTTTSLFGLLPLVLSTGAGSELYRGIGSVLLGGLLISTVFTLFVIPALLAFFIHRERPENVE from the coding sequence ATGAGCGTTCTTCATTACAGCATCAAAAAACCGGTTTCCGTGGCGGTGTTTGTCATCATGATCCTCATGTTCGGCATCATCGGCCTCAACAAGCTGCCGGTGCAGTTGACCCCGGATGTGGAACTGCCGGAAATCACCGTCACCACCACCTGGCCGGGAGCCACGCCGTACGATATTGAACAGGAGATCATCGAAGACCAGGAGGATGCCCTCAAGGGTTTGCAGAACCTGATCAGCCTGGAGAGCTCGAGTTACAACAACTACGGCACCATCAGCCTGGTGTTCAAGGTCGGCGTGGATATCGACACCGCCCTGCTGCGTGTTGCCAACAAGCTCGATGAGGTGGGTGATTATCCGGAAAACGTCGATAAACCGATCATTGATGCCGCCGGCGCCAACAGCTCACCGGTCATCTGGCTGTTGCTGAAGACTCTGCCCGGCAACGAGCGCCCCATTGACGAATACCGCACCTTTTACGACAACGAAATTGAACAACACCTGGAACGGATCGACGGTGTCGGCTCGCTGTTTGATGGTGGTGGGACGGAAAAAGAGCTGCAGGTGGTGGTGGATCGCGAAAAACTGGCTCGGCATAATATCACCATCAACCAGGTGATTACTTCACTGCAACAGGCCAACGAAAACACCTCGGCCGGCAACCTGAGTATCGGCAAAAAAGACTACCGGATTCGCACCGTCAGTCGTTTTCAACAAGAGAGTGAGCCCCTCGACGTGGTGCTGGTCGATGACGGCATCAAACGGGTTTACCTGCGTGACGTCGCCACCACCCAGGTCGGCTATGAAAAACGCACCTTTGCCGTTCAATCCAACGGTGAGCCGTGCATGGTTGTCGGTATTCGCAAGGAAAAAGGCGCCAACGTTATTGACCTGGTTAATCGCGCTCACCAAACCGTTGACGAACTCAACGCCGGTTTGCTGGCTGAAAACGGTCTGTTTTTCGACTGGGTCTACGATCAGACCCCGTACATCAATACGGCGATCAAAATCGTCAAGCAGAACGCCCTGATCGGCGGGTTGCTGGCCATTGTCGTTTTGCTGGTATTTCTGCGTAGCGTGTCGGGAACGGCGATTACCGCCATCGCCATCCCGGTGTCGGTCATCGGCACGTTTATCTCGTTATGGGTCTTTCACCGCAATCTCAATGTCGTCAGTCTCGCCGGTATCTCGTTTGCCATCGGCATGCTGGTCGACAGCGCCATTGTCGTACTGGAAAACATCGACCGCCACCGCCAGATGGGCAAAAAGGCGTTTAATGCCACTTACGATGGTGCCTCAGAAGTATTCGGTGCGGTTCTCGCCTCTACGGCAACAACCGTTGCCGTGTTTCTGCCGGTTATCTTTATTGAACAGGAAGCCGGACAACTATTCCGCGATATTGCCATTGCCATCACCTTTGCCATTCTACTCAGCATGATTGTATCACTGGTGGTGATCCCCTGTCTGGCCAACCTGGTCTATGGACGACGACCGGTCATCCAGCAGAAAAGTGATCGCATCGGTCGTTTTGGTCAACGTTTTGTCAATGCCATTACGCGCATTTCCGACCTGTCCCTGACATCGGTGGCCAGCCGGATTGCCACCGTCACCTTGTTGACCTGCACCGCAGCCTTGCTGGTCTGGGCATTATTACCCAAATCGGAATACCTGCCGCAGGGCAACCGCAACCTGATCATGAATATCCTCATTCCGCCGCCAGGACTGTCGGTGGAAAAGCGCGAGTCCATCGGCCAATACGTCTACCAGCAGGTGGAGCCGTATGTCAAAGAGGATGGCAAAGACGGCGTCCCACAAATCAAAGATACGTTCTTTGTCGCTACTCCGGACCTCAATATCATGGGATCGATGAGTACCCATGAAACCGAGGCCCGCGGTATGATGCCGCTGATGACGCGCGTGATGAATTCCATCCCCGACATGATCGGCGTCAGTCTGCAGGCTGGTATTTTTGAAAGTGACATCGGTGAAGGACGCGCGGTGGAAGTCAACATCACCGGCACCCAGCTGGCAACGCTGGTCAACGCCGGACGAATGTTGTACGGTGCCATCAGCCAGGCCATCCCCCAGTCGCAGATTCGTCCGGTTCCCTCGCTGGAAATCAGCTATCCGGAAGTGAGCATTGTGCCGGACAAAAAGAAACTGGTGGCCAACGGCCTCACCGAAACCGAACTGGGTGAATACGTCGATGTGCTGATGGACGGTCGCCAGATCAGCGACTACATGCCCGACGGCACCCGCAAGATTGACCTGGTGGTTAAAGCCAGCGATGCCGAAGTGCGCAGTCCAGAAGATATTCTCAACAGCACCATTGTCAACCGCTATGGCGAGTTGATCCGTGTCGGCGACATTGCTCGCGCCGACTATGAGCAGGGCATGACGCAGATCAACCATTACGAGCGCCGCCGCAACATTACCTTGCAGGTTACCCCTTCCGAGGATATTCCGCTGCAACAGGCCACGGAAACCATTGAAGGTGTCGTCGCCCAACTACGTGAGGCCGGCAAACTGGACGGCACCCAGATCTTTATCGGTGGTAACGCCGACAAGCTGGTGGAAACACGCGAGGCTCTGCAGTGGAACCTGCTCCTGGCCCTGGTGATTACCTACCTGCTGATGGCGGTGCTGTTCGAGAACTTCTTCTATCCGTTGATCATCATGTTCAGTGTGCCGCTGGCAGCGGCGGGCGGTTTTATCGGTCTCAAGGCGGTTAACCTGCTTGTTGCGCCACAGGGATTTGACATTTTGACCATGCTCGGCTTTATTATCCTCATCGGTACCGTGGTCAACAACGCCATCCTCATTGTCCATCAATCGTTGAACAATGTGCGTTTTGAAGGGTTGCAAGGCATTAAAGCCATTCAGGAATCGGTTCGCACCCGGATTCGGCCGATCTTCATGAGTACCACCACCAGCCTGTTCGGTCTGTTGCCGCTGGTGCTGTCCACCGGAGCGGGGAGTGAGCTTTATCGTGGTATCGGTAGCGTATTGCTCGGTGGCCTGTTGATCTCGACGGTGTTTACCCTGTTTGTTATCCCGGCTTTGCTGGCTTTCTTTATTCATCGCGAAAGGCCTGAAAATGTGGAATAA
- a CDS encoding TolC family protein, with amino-acid sequence MWNKSTIVTLCILLMALPSLASAWTVSELQKTAASQRYLVREYQAAMNEQQQVVRYRRGEFMPSVDLFYQAQNRRDETLLEPEKYHRRGIQLTWNLFNGFGDYYRLLSQKQQHQVAQWQLKEIQQTVQEQVAQTCLQIKQQLQNLEVGRHAVQLYEQERHNAQAKFDVGLLTRNDVLKIEVELENARLDVNSAETAIRQQIAQLQRQTLTAVSLDTLTLEELAQLPQLADQHALQEQLLSANRELLALRHVIESASLTHKATRDRYLPRADLVSELSRNEDDYLFDEGDERDEELTTQLQLSLNLFDGFKDDANRKQAQLAADRASYNYHEREHELVTELDNLRRDFVLAHDNLKVAQTNSEQARENLRITRLSFDQGLTTSAELLDAIFYQTRADLNIIEARTAIYSAYFTIQHLIGAFADVAIQ; translated from the coding sequence ATGTGGAATAAATCGACGATTGTCACACTGTGCATCCTGCTGATGGCTCTGCCGAGCCTGGCTTCGGCCTGGACGGTCAGTGAATTGCAAAAAACCGCCGCCTCGCAACGCTATCTGGTGCGCGAATACCAGGCGGCCATGAACGAGCAGCAACAAGTGGTACGCTATCGGCGCGGTGAATTCATGCCTTCGGTGGACCTGTTTTATCAGGCACAAAACCGGCGTGACGAGACCCTTCTGGAACCGGAAAAGTATCACAGACGCGGCATTCAGCTGACCTGGAACCTGTTTAACGGCTTTGGTGATTACTACCGCCTGCTCAGCCAGAAGCAACAGCATCAGGTGGCCCAATGGCAACTCAAGGAGATTCAGCAAACCGTTCAGGAGCAGGTGGCGCAAACCTGCCTGCAGATCAAGCAGCAGTTGCAGAATCTTGAAGTGGGCCGTCATGCGGTGCAACTCTATGAACAGGAACGCCACAATGCCCAGGCCAAGTTTGACGTCGGTCTTCTGACCCGCAATGATGTGCTGAAAATTGAGGTGGAACTGGAAAACGCCCGCCTTGACGTCAACAGCGCCGAGACCGCCATTCGTCAGCAGATCGCTCAACTGCAACGTCAAACCCTGACGGCAGTCAGTCTCGACACCCTCACCCTTGAGGAGTTGGCACAGCTGCCCCAATTGGCCGATCAACACGCATTGCAGGAGCAATTACTCAGTGCCAACCGTGAACTGCTCGCCCTGCGTCATGTTATTGAATCCGCATCGCTGACCCACAAAGCAACGCGGGATCGCTATCTTCCGCGCGCCGATCTGGTCAGTGAACTTTCCCGCAATGAGGATGATTACCTGTTTGATGAAGGCGATGAGCGTGATGAAGAACTCACGACACAACTGCAACTGAGCCTGAATCTTTTTGACGGTTTCAAGGATGACGCCAACCGCAAGCAGGCGCAATTGGCCGCGGATCGCGCCAGCTACAATTATCATGAACGGGAGCACGAGCTGGTCACCGAACTGGACAATCTGCGTCGCGACTTTGTGCTGGCCCACGACAATCTCAAAGTGGCCCAGACCAATAGCGAGCAGGCCCGTGAGAATCTACGCATCACCCGACTCTCATTTGATCAGGGGTTGACGACCTCGGCGGAACTGCTCGATGCCATCTTTTACCAGACCCGTGCCGACCTCAATATCATCGAAGCGCGCACGGCGATTTACTCGGCCTACTTCACTATTCAACACCTCATTGGCGCGTTTGCGGATGTCGCGATTCAGTAA
- the speD gene encoding adenosylmethionine decarboxylase has product MCAKKVTRSKRPKKIKLRGFNNLTKTLSFNIYDICYAKAPQSRKEYLEYIDEEYNAERLEKILCEVTEIIGANVLNISSQDYDPMGASVTVLIAEEPVEPKPDQVLAHLDKSHLAIHTYPETDSKLGISTFRVDVDVSTCGKISPLKALDHLIESFESDIVLMDYKVRGFTRDVRGKKHYIDHRIHSIQQYIKKSTLALYDCVDINIYQENLFHTKMLLKDVELDKYLFGTAMQDFSDVEKKRVRELLRREMTEIFYSKNIFL; this is encoded by the coding sequence ATGTGTGCAAAAAAAGTAACCCGCTCCAAGCGCCCCAAAAAAATCAAACTGCGCGGTTTTAACAACCTGACGAAAACACTGTCGTTCAACATTTACGACATCTGTTACGCCAAAGCCCCCCAATCGCGTAAAGAATATCTCGAATACATCGACGAAGAGTACAACGCCGAACGGCTGGAAAAAATTCTCTGCGAAGTCACTGAGATCATCGGTGCCAATGTATTGAATATCTCCAGCCAGGATTATGATCCCATGGGCGCCAGTGTCACCGTGCTCATCGCCGAAGAACCGGTGGAGCCCAAGCCGGACCAGGTACTGGCCCATCTCGACAAAAGTCATCTGGCGATCCACACCTACCCGGAAACCGACAGCAAACTGGGAATCTCCACCTTCCGGGTGGACGTTGACGTCTCCACCTGTGGTAAAATCAGTCCACTCAAGGCCCTTGATCACCTGATTGAATCGTTTGAGTCGGATATTGTACTGATGGACTACAAGGTGCGTGGTTTTACCCGCGACGTGCGCGGCAAAAAGCATTACATTGATCACCGTATCCACTCGATTCAGCAGTACATCAAGAAAAGCACCCTGGCCTTGTACGACTGTGTCGACATCAACATCTATCAGGAAAACCTGTTTCACACCAAGATGTTGCTCAAGGATGTCGAGTTGGATAAATATCTGTTCGGGACGGCTATGCAGGATTTTTCCGATGTGGAGAAAAAGCGGGTTCGTGAACTGCTGCGCCGTGAGATGACGGAAATTTTTTATTCGAAAAATATTTTCCTGTAG
- a CDS encoding IS4 family transposase, whose amino-acid sequence MKNSTPIFPGFHLQTLRRKPRTPQQKLAAELAVLKEKSFKQVGEIFERFIPYNLLKPARSGVMSRRRLFSKENTFWAFFSQVLDSDGGCKEVIRKLQSYASIKGSKIPSSSTASYCTARKKLDEDMLCEIFEHTANQLDQFPESGLLANRRVIVVDGTGVSMPDTQANQHLWPQSSLLKAGCSFPSARICACFSLQSGALLSYEIGNKKTNELPLLRKQWRTFRPGDIFLGDKGFCSYFDIAELRKQKVDSVLTLARRAPVRATKCLKEFGENDRLITWERPKYMKRLSYSREQWELLPDELMLRQIKVAVQYPGFRTQSFYIITTLLDPIKYPAQSIAKLYYKRWDVELFFRDIKTTMGMDVLRCRTPEMIRKEIMMYFIAYNCIRRLMYEAAEEADIDVRVVSFKGSLQALRSWESHLNQVQISKMERYRLVSDLYAAMTNVPIRQRPGRSEPRCIKRRPKNYQRMTAPRHEIEVIPHRNQYRATQA is encoded by the coding sequence ATGAAGAATTCAACGCCTATATTCCCTGGATTTCACCTGCAAACATTACGACGTAAACCACGCACACCACAACAGAAACTTGCTGCTGAGTTAGCTGTATTAAAAGAAAAGTCGTTTAAGCAGGTTGGTGAAATCTTTGAACGATTTATCCCCTATAACCTGCTAAAACCTGCAAGATCCGGTGTCATGAGTCGCAGAAGGCTTTTCTCCAAAGAGAACACATTCTGGGCTTTTTTTAGCCAAGTGTTGGATTCAGACGGTGGTTGCAAAGAAGTGATTCGGAAGTTGCAGTCCTATGCTTCCATAAAGGGTAGCAAGATCCCCTCGTCGTCGACAGCTTCGTATTGTACGGCTCGCAAAAAGCTCGATGAAGACATGCTCTGTGAGATATTTGAGCATACAGCTAATCAACTTGATCAGTTCCCAGAATCCGGCCTGCTTGCAAATCGGCGCGTGATTGTTGTTGATGGAACGGGTGTGAGTATGCCGGATACCCAGGCTAATCAGCACTTATGGCCTCAGTCTTCTCTGCTCAAAGCAGGCTGCAGCTTCCCATCAGCCCGCATCTGCGCCTGCTTTTCATTGCAAAGCGGAGCGTTGCTCAGCTATGAGATTGGCAACAAAAAGACAAATGAACTGCCCCTGTTACGTAAGCAGTGGAGAACATTCAGACCCGGAGATATTTTCCTAGGAGACAAAGGATTTTGTAGCTATTTCGATATCGCCGAGTTGAGGAAACAGAAGGTGGACAGCGTTCTCACGCTGGCGCGAAGAGCACCCGTCAGGGCAACAAAATGCCTTAAAGAATTTGGGGAAAATGATCGCTTGATCACATGGGAACGACCAAAATATATGAAGAGATTATCCTACTCAAGAGAGCAGTGGGAACTCTTGCCTGATGAGCTAATGTTGCGTCAAATCAAGGTGGCGGTCCAATATCCAGGATTTAGAACGCAGAGCTTTTACATCATCACGACTTTGCTTGACCCCATAAAATACCCAGCGCAATCGATCGCGAAACTCTATTACAAGCGATGGGATGTTGAACTGTTTTTCCGTGACATAAAAACAACTATGGGCATGGATGTTTTGCGTTGCCGAACGCCTGAGATGATCCGCAAAGAGATCATGATGTATTTTATCGCCTACAACTGCATCCGCAGGTTGATGTATGAGGCGGCAGAAGAGGCCGATATTGATGTTCGCGTTGTCAGCTTTAAAGGGAGTTTACAGGCTTTACGTAGCTGGGAATCGCACCTGAATCAGGTGCAAATCAGCAAGATGGAACGCTACCGGCTCGTTAGTGATTTGTACGCTGCAATGACCAATGTCCCAATTAGGCAAAGGCCGGGCAGGAGTGAACCTCGATGTATAAAACGACGACCTAAAAATTACCAACGAATGACGGCACCAAGACACGAAATAGAGGTGATTCCTCATCGTAACCAATATCGTGCTACACAGGCTTAA
- a CDS encoding ChaN family lipoprotein, producing the protein MRLFIVTTLLSLLCLAGCAPTTSPLGHASDPYPQPQPIAPDTLVHLRTGTVISLEHMLADIGGDRIIYAGETHDNPASHRFQLAILNHLIDHYPGHLAVGMEMFHHDQQSILDRWVAGELDEKEFLRQLRWYESWGIDYAYYRDLLNTLRDRQIPILALNVSPKQKMAVMQGQVTTPDVDDPYYHAILTAYFAGHTQGQGEAESFIRIQNLWDNTMAQTIADYLRQPEHAQHHLLVLAGGNHIRYGFGIPRRVYQKLPLSYSLVGNDEVEVDESKQDRFMEVTLPELPLLPYDYLLYNRYEAGPQHLRLGVLLEQQDDDVVIGKVMPGSLAESSGIQAQDRFVSLNGEQVAEPFDVIYTLRQQQPGDTVTIVVERQGELIEVRITFAL; encoded by the coding sequence ATGCGACTTTTCATTGTGACAACCCTGTTGTCGCTTCTGTGTCTTGCAGGATGTGCCCCAACAACCTCGCCGTTGGGGCACGCCTCTGATCCCTATCCTCAACCTCAGCCCATTGCACCGGACACCCTCGTCCACCTGCGAACCGGAACCGTTATCAGCCTGGAGCACATGCTTGCTGATATTGGCGGCGACCGCATTATTTATGCGGGTGAGACCCATGACAATCCAGCCTCTCACCGTTTTCAACTCGCGATCCTCAACCATCTGATTGACCACTATCCCGGCCATCTGGCTGTCGGCATGGAGATGTTCCATCACGATCAACAGAGCATCCTCGATCGCTGGGTCGCAGGCGAGCTGGACGAAAAAGAGTTTTTACGCCAACTGCGCTGGTATGAGAGTTGGGGAATCGATTACGCCTACTACCGGGACCTGCTCAACACCCTGCGTGACCGGCAGATTCCGATCCTGGCCCTCAATGTCAGTCCGAAGCAAAAGATGGCGGTCATGCAGGGCCAGGTCACCACCCCCGACGTGGATGATCCCTATTATCACGCGATACTGACGGCCTACTTTGCCGGTCACACGCAAGGCCAAGGTGAAGCGGAATCGTTCATCCGCATTCAAAACCTGTGGGATAACACCATGGCGCAAACCATCGCCGACTACCTGCGTCAGCCCGAACACGCCCAGCACCACCTGCTGGTCCTCGCCGGCGGCAACCATATCCGTTACGGGTTCGGCATTCCCCGACGCGTGTACCAGAAGCTGCCTTTGTCTTACAGTCTGGTCGGCAATGATGAAGTCGAGGTGGATGAAAGCAAGCAGGATCGCTTTATGGAGGTGACGTTGCCGGAGCTGCCGCTGCTGCCCTACGATTATCTGCTCTACAACCGCTACGAAGCGGGACCGCAACACCTGCGTCTCGGCGTATTGCTCGAACAGCAGGACGACGACGTGGTGATCGGTAAAGTGATGCCGGGCAGCCTGGCTGAATCGTCCGGGATTCAAGCTCAAGATCGCTTTGTCTCGCTGAATGGAGAACAGGTTGCAGAACCTTTTGATGTGATCTATACGCTGCGTCAACAGCAGCCGGGGGATACGGTGACGATTGTGGTGGAGCGACAGGGGGAATTGATTGAGGTCCGCATAACATTTGCGCTATAG
- a CDS encoding rubredoxin: MEKYVCGPCGYIYDPAEGDPDSGIAAGTAFADLPDDWVCPVCGVGKDAFDVYDE; encoded by the coding sequence ATGGAAAAGTATGTTTGTGGGCCGTGTGGTTACATCTATGACCCTGCCGAAGGTGATCCCGATTCCGGTATTGCCGCAGGCACTGCCTTTGCTGACCTGCCTGATGACTGGGTTTGCCCGGTCTGTGGTGTTGGAAAAGATGCCTTTGATGTTTACGACGAGTAA
- a CDS encoding rubredoxin, producing MEKYVCTACGYVYDPAEGDPDSGIDPGTAFADIPDDWVCPVCGVTKDMFEPVSE from the coding sequence ATGGAAAAGTATGTTTGCACGGCCTGTGGTTATGTGTACGATCCTGCTGAGGGAGATCCTGATTCCGGCATTGATCCGGGAACCGCTTTTGCCGATATTCCTGATGACTGGGTTTGCCCGGTCTGTGGTGTGACCAAAGATATGTTTGAGCCGGTCTCTGAATAG
- a CDS encoding ferritin: MISDSMTKALNEQMNFEFYSANIYLSMSGYCNYKGLDGFANWFYNQYQEEMIHAMKFYHYILDQSQPVEIDQCPKPQNDFGSPLEMFQTTLAHEREVTTRIYNLVDVALDERDHGTNSFLQWFVTEQVEEEATVNSIIDKLKLVEGTGNGIFMLNNELGQRQAPAETV, encoded by the coding sequence ATGATCAGTGATTCCATGACCAAAGCGCTCAATGAGCAGATGAATTTCGAGTTTTATTCCGCCAATATCTATCTGTCGATGAGTGGCTATTGTAACTACAAGGGCTTGGACGGCTTCGCCAACTGGTTTTACAACCAGTATCAGGAAGAGATGATTCACGCGATGAAATTTTATCACTACATTCTTGATCAGAGTCAGCCGGTTGAGATTGATCAGTGTCCGAAGCCGCAAAATGATTTTGGCAGTCCTCTGGAAATGTTTCAGACCACGCTGGCCCATGAGCGGGAAGTCACCACGCGCATTTACAATCTGGTGGATGTGGCGCTGGATGAGCGCGACCACGGTACCAACTCCTTTCTACAGTGGTTTGTTACCGAGCAGGTGGAAGAGGAAGCCACGGTCAATAGCATTATCGACAAGCTGAAGCTGGTTGAAGGTACCGGTAACGGTATTTTCATGCTCAACAATGAGCTGGGCCAGCGTCAGGCTCCGGCTGAAACCGTTTAA
- a CDS encoding class II fructose-bisphosphate aldolase: MAEKTHYSELGLANTRDMFKQAVSGGYAIPAYNFNNMEQLQAIILASIETNSPVIIQVSKGARNYANSTMLRWMAKGAVEMAREMGSQVPICLHLDHGDSFELCQSCIDSGFSSVMIDGSHLPYEENVALTRKVVEYAHQFDVTVEGELGVLAGIEDEVQAEHSTYTQPDEVEDFVKKTGVDSLAISIGTSHGAYKFKLAEGEEVPPLRFDILKEIEQRIPGFPIVLHGASSVVQSYVQLINQYGGHLDGAVGVPEEQLRQAAASAVCKINIDSDGRLAMTAKVREFLANNAEEFDPRKYLGAARSELIELMKHKNETVLGSAGKA; the protein is encoded by the coding sequence ATGGCAGAGAAAACCCACTATTCTGAACTTGGTCTGGCCAACACCCGCGACATGTTTAAACAGGCGGTCAGCGGCGGTTATGCCATTCCGGCATATAACTTCAACAATATGGAACAGCTCCAGGCGATTATTCTCGCCAGTATTGAAACCAATTCGCCGGTGATTATCCAGGTGAGTAAAGGGGCGCGTAATTACGCCAACTCCACCATGCTGCGCTGGATGGCCAAAGGGGCGGTTGAGATGGCGCGCGAAATGGGTTCTCAGGTGCCCATCTGCCTGCATCTGGATCATGGCGATTCCTTTGAGTTGTGTCAGTCATGTATCGATTCCGGTTTTTCGTCGGTTATGATCGACGGCTCCCACCTGCCGTATGAGGAAAACGTTGCCTTGACCCGCAAGGTGGTCGAGTACGCCCATCAGTTTGATGTGACGGTGGAGGGTGAGCTGGGCGTTCTTGCCGGAATCGAAGATGAGGTTCAGGCCGAGCATTCCACCTATACCCAGCCCGATGAGGTGGAGGACTTTGTCAAAAAAACCGGCGTGGATTCACTGGCGATTTCCATCGGGACCAGCCATGGCGCCTATAAGTTCAAACTGGCCGAAGGCGAGGAGGTGCCGCCGTTGCGTTTTGATATCCTCAAAGAGATCGAGCAACGCATCCCCGGATTTCCCATCGTTTTGCATGGCGCTTCCAGTGTGGTGCAGAGCTATGTCCAGCTGATCAATCAGTACGGCGGCCATCTTGATGGTGCCGTCGGAGTTCCTGAAGAGCAGTTGCGCCAGGCCGCAGCCAGCGCCGTGTGTAAGATCAATATCGATTCCGACGGCCGCTTAGCCATGACCGCCAAGGTGCGTGAGTTTCTGGCGAACAATGCCGAAGAGTTTGATCCGCGCAAATACCTGGGGGCGGCACGCAGTGAACTGATTGAGCTGATGAAACATAAAAATGAGACGGTCCTCGGCAGCGCCGGCAAAGCCTGA